In Carassius gibelio isolate Cgi1373 ecotype wild population from Czech Republic chromosome B2, carGib1.2-hapl.c, whole genome shotgun sequence, a single genomic region encodes these proteins:
- the LOC127951706 gene encoding amphiphysin isoform X1, whose amino-acid sequence MAEIKTGIFAKNVQKRLSRAQEKVLQKLGKADETKDEQFEQCVQNFKRQEFEGSRLQREMKAYIAAVKGMQQASRNLTESLHEVYEPDWHGKDDVMTIGKNCDALWEDFHQKLVDSTIDTLETYLTQFPDLKIRVAKRSRKLIDYDSARHHLETLQTSTMRNDKKIAKAEEDLKKAQKVFDDLNVGLQDELPTLWDSRVGFYVSTFRNVSSLEARFHREISFLCHKLYEVMNKLAEQHSDKMFTIQGAPSDSGPLRLARTPTPPDDESPDSSPAASPNHTLRPISPGPPRPKSPSQLKMGPPKPPPPKVTPTKELQQEQIIDLFDGGFPEISVTSPQPNEKPGESLLDLDFDPFKPDASTPIGQTQSPISQTLPWDLWTGNAAQPAQPAADAGFTANWAADFGSSATTGKEESGNAQPAVDVQGWPPAEAWPTEAASQPQEEAATDEVSNKAFNGFSKDATVPSFVADFDKTSEAEATEGDVAEREGEAAPGSVLEGGESPVTTPPTDTQPAEITASSPTAEMATTTVESPVSAETEAAEQAELPVEDIEKEQPSEEAPESASIQEAQKESPTEAPLATIEDKESPIEETPTIDAKSEEGASSLEAKPGDEPDNVEPIPTDEPDKVDSQPGEVPDNIEPLPGDAPDNTEPKPGDAPDNVEPQPGDETSKEGATNNGKEEEKMPIPSVVIEPASSNEGDDDRDGDIISPIATSGNGVIPECQTTKDISSGMPPGYLFKVETMHDFEAANTDELELKKGDIVLVVPTELTEDQDAGWLTGIRESDWLQHGSSAQQGLFPENFTQRLE is encoded by the exons ATGGCTGAAATAAAGACGGGCATATTTGCCAAAAACGTCCAAAAGAGGCTCAGTCGGGCGCAGGAAAAG GTTCTGCAGAAGTTGGGAAAGGCAGATGAGACAAAAGATGAACAGTTTGAGCAGTGTGTGCAGAACTTCAAAAGACAGGAG TTTGAGGGCTCTAGGCTACAGAGGGAGATGAAGGCCTACATAGCAGCTGTGAAAG GGATGCAGCAAGCTTCTAGGAACCTGACAGAGTCCCTGCATGAAGTATATGAGCCTGACTGGCACGGCAAAGATGACGTCATGACCATTGGAAAG AACTGTGATGCTCTGTGGGAGGACTTCCATCAGAAGCTGGTAGACTCTACCATCGACACACTGGAAACATATTTGACTCAGTTCCCCGATCTCAAG ATACGTGTTGCAAAGAGAAGCAGGAAGTTAATTGACTATGACAGTGCAAGGCACCATCTTGAGACCTTGCAGACTTCAACCATGAGGAATGATAAGAAGATAGCAAAA GCAGAGGAAGACTTGAAAAAGGCCCAAAAGGTTTTTGATGATCTCAACGTTGGCCTTCAGGATGAACTGCCCACACTCTGGGATAG TCGGGTGGGGTTCTACGTGAGCACCTTCCGGAACGTCTCCAGCCTGGAAGCCCGATTCCATAGGGAGATCTCTTTT CTCTGTCATAAGCTGTATGAAGTGATGAATAAACTCGCTGAACAGCACTCAGACAAAATGTTCACGATTCAGGGAGCTCCCAG TGACTCAGGTCCCCTGCGATTAGCCAGGACTCCCACACCACCTGATGATGAGAGCCCTGACAGCAGCCCAGCTGCCAGCCCCAACCACACACTAAGGCCTATATCTCCTGGCCCACCTCGACCCAAATCACCTTCACAG CTCAAGATGGGACCTCCAAAACCACCTCCTCCAAAAGTTACTCCAACCAAGGAGCTCCAACAAGAGCAGATAATTGACCTGTTTGATGGAGGTTTTCCAGAGATCAGTGTTACATCTCCACAG CCAAATGAGAAACCCGGAGAATCTCTCCTGGACTTGGATTTTGATCCGTTCAAGCCTGATGCCAGTACACCTATTGGGCAGACCCAATCACCCATATCTCAG ACACTACCTTGGGATCTTTGGACG GGAAATGCTGCACAGCCTGCACAACCC GCAGCAGATGCTGGCTTCACTGCCAACTGGGCAGCTGACTTTGGCTCTTCTGCCACCACGGGTAAAGAGGAATCTGGAAATGCTCAACCTGCCGTGGATGTGCAGGGATGGCCACCTGCCGAAGCCTGGCCTACAGAGGCAGCATCACAGCCTCAAGAAGAGGCAGCCACAGATGAG GTGTCCAACAAGGCTTTTAATGGATTTTCGAAG GATGCAACAGTCCCATCATTTGTGGCTGACTTTGATAAGACG tcTGAGGCTGAGGCCACAGAGGGTGATGTAGCTGAACGAGAAGGTGAAGCAGCCCCAGGCTCTGTACTTGAGGGTGGGGAGAGTCCTGTCACCACTCCTCCTACAGACACACAACCAGCAGAGATCACGGCTTCAAGCCCCACTGCAGAGATGGCCACA ACCACTGTGGAGTCTCCAGTGTCTGCTGAGACTGAGGCAGCTGAGCAGGCTGAG CTTCCAGTTGAGGACATAGAAAAGGAGCAACCCAGTGAAGAAGCCCCG GAATCTGCTTCCATCCAAGAAGCACAGAAGGAGTCACCTACAGAGGCGCCTCTG GCCACTATTGAGGATAAAGAGTCTCCCATTGAAGAGACTCCG ACTATAGATGCCAAATCAGAGGAAGGGGCCAGTTCACTAGAAGCCAAACCAGGAGATGAACCAGATAATGTTGAGCCCATACCAACAGATGAACCTGATAAGGTTGACAGCCAACCAGGAGAAGTTCCTGATAATATTGAGCCCCTACCAGGAGATGCTCCTGATAATACTGAGCCCAAACCAGGAGATGCTCCTGATAATGTTGAGCCCCAACCAGGGGATGAAACCAGTAAGGAGGGTGCTACAAACAATGGGAAAGAGGAG GAAAAGATGCCTATCCCTTCTGTTGTTATTGAGCCTGCCTCTAGTAATGAAGGTGATGATGACCGTGATGGTGATATCATATCTCCAATTGCAACCAGTGGCAATGGGGTGATCCCAGAATGCCAGACAACCAAAGACATCTCCTCTGGAATGCCTCCTGGATACCTTTTCAAG GTTGAAACGATGCATGATTTTGAAGCAGCAAACACTGACGAACTGGAGCTGAAGAAAGGAGACATTGTTTTGGTAGTACCCACAGAGCTAACTGAAGATCAG GATGCTGGCTGGCTCACTGGCATCAGAGAGAGCGACTGGCTACAGCATGGCTCCTCGGCTCaacaaggactgtttcctgaaaacTTTACGCAGCGTCTGGAGTAA
- the LOC127951706 gene encoding amphiphysin isoform X2, whose amino-acid sequence MAEIKTGIFAKNVQKRLSRAQEKVLQKLGKADETKDEQFEQCVQNFKRQEFEGSRLQREMKAYIAAVKGMQQASRNLTESLHEVYEPDWHGKDDVMTIGKNCDALWEDFHQKLVDSTIDTLETYLTQFPDLKIRVAKRSRKLIDYDSARHHLETLQTSTMRNDKKIAKAEEDLKKAQKVFDDLNVGLQDELPTLWDSRVGFYVSTFRNVSSLEARFHREISFLCHKLYEVMNKLAEQHSDKMFTIQGAPSDSGPLRLARTPTPPDDESPDSSPAASPNHTLRPISPGPPRPKSPSQLKMGPPKPPPPKVTPTKELQQEQIIDLFDGGFPEISVTSPQPNEKPGESLLDLDFDPFKPDASTPIGQTQSPISQTLPWDLWTGNAAQPAQPAADAGFTANWAADFGSSATTGKEESGNAQPAVDVQGWPPAEAWPTEAASQPQEEAATDEDATVPSFVADFDKTSEAEATEGDVAEREGEAAPGSVLEGGESPVTTPPTDTQPAEITASSPTAEMATTTVESPVSAETEAAEQAELPVEDIEKEQPSEEAPESASIQEAQKESPTEAPLATIEDKESPIEETPTIDAKSEEGASSLEAKPGDEPDNVEPIPTDEPDKVDSQPGEVPDNIEPLPGDAPDNTEPKPGDAPDNVEPQPGDETSKEGATNNGKEEEKMPIPSVVIEPASSNEGDDDRDGDIISPIATSGNGVIPECQTTKDISSGMPPGYLFKVETMHDFEAANTDELELKKGDIVLVVPTELTEDQDAGWLTGIRESDWLQHGSSAQQGLFPENFTQRLE is encoded by the exons ATGGCTGAAATAAAGACGGGCATATTTGCCAAAAACGTCCAAAAGAGGCTCAGTCGGGCGCAGGAAAAG GTTCTGCAGAAGTTGGGAAAGGCAGATGAGACAAAAGATGAACAGTTTGAGCAGTGTGTGCAGAACTTCAAAAGACAGGAG TTTGAGGGCTCTAGGCTACAGAGGGAGATGAAGGCCTACATAGCAGCTGTGAAAG GGATGCAGCAAGCTTCTAGGAACCTGACAGAGTCCCTGCATGAAGTATATGAGCCTGACTGGCACGGCAAAGATGACGTCATGACCATTGGAAAG AACTGTGATGCTCTGTGGGAGGACTTCCATCAGAAGCTGGTAGACTCTACCATCGACACACTGGAAACATATTTGACTCAGTTCCCCGATCTCAAG ATACGTGTTGCAAAGAGAAGCAGGAAGTTAATTGACTATGACAGTGCAAGGCACCATCTTGAGACCTTGCAGACTTCAACCATGAGGAATGATAAGAAGATAGCAAAA GCAGAGGAAGACTTGAAAAAGGCCCAAAAGGTTTTTGATGATCTCAACGTTGGCCTTCAGGATGAACTGCCCACACTCTGGGATAG TCGGGTGGGGTTCTACGTGAGCACCTTCCGGAACGTCTCCAGCCTGGAAGCCCGATTCCATAGGGAGATCTCTTTT CTCTGTCATAAGCTGTATGAAGTGATGAATAAACTCGCTGAACAGCACTCAGACAAAATGTTCACGATTCAGGGAGCTCCCAG TGACTCAGGTCCCCTGCGATTAGCCAGGACTCCCACACCACCTGATGATGAGAGCCCTGACAGCAGCCCAGCTGCCAGCCCCAACCACACACTAAGGCCTATATCTCCTGGCCCACCTCGACCCAAATCACCTTCACAG CTCAAGATGGGACCTCCAAAACCACCTCCTCCAAAAGTTACTCCAACCAAGGAGCTCCAACAAGAGCAGATAATTGACCTGTTTGATGGAGGTTTTCCAGAGATCAGTGTTACATCTCCACAG CCAAATGAGAAACCCGGAGAATCTCTCCTGGACTTGGATTTTGATCCGTTCAAGCCTGATGCCAGTACACCTATTGGGCAGACCCAATCACCCATATCTCAG ACACTACCTTGGGATCTTTGGACG GGAAATGCTGCACAGCCTGCACAACCC GCAGCAGATGCTGGCTTCACTGCCAACTGGGCAGCTGACTTTGGCTCTTCTGCCACCACGGGTAAAGAGGAATCTGGAAATGCTCAACCTGCCGTGGATGTGCAGGGATGGCCACCTGCCGAAGCCTGGCCTACAGAGGCAGCATCACAGCCTCAAGAAGAGGCAGCCACAGATGAG GATGCAACAGTCCCATCATTTGTGGCTGACTTTGATAAGACG tcTGAGGCTGAGGCCACAGAGGGTGATGTAGCTGAACGAGAAGGTGAAGCAGCCCCAGGCTCTGTACTTGAGGGTGGGGAGAGTCCTGTCACCACTCCTCCTACAGACACACAACCAGCAGAGATCACGGCTTCAAGCCCCACTGCAGAGATGGCCACA ACCACTGTGGAGTCTCCAGTGTCTGCTGAGACTGAGGCAGCTGAGCAGGCTGAG CTTCCAGTTGAGGACATAGAAAAGGAGCAACCCAGTGAAGAAGCCCCG GAATCTGCTTCCATCCAAGAAGCACAGAAGGAGTCACCTACAGAGGCGCCTCTG GCCACTATTGAGGATAAAGAGTCTCCCATTGAAGAGACTCCG ACTATAGATGCCAAATCAGAGGAAGGGGCCAGTTCACTAGAAGCCAAACCAGGAGATGAACCAGATAATGTTGAGCCCATACCAACAGATGAACCTGATAAGGTTGACAGCCAACCAGGAGAAGTTCCTGATAATATTGAGCCCCTACCAGGAGATGCTCCTGATAATACTGAGCCCAAACCAGGAGATGCTCCTGATAATGTTGAGCCCCAACCAGGGGATGAAACCAGTAAGGAGGGTGCTACAAACAATGGGAAAGAGGAG GAAAAGATGCCTATCCCTTCTGTTGTTATTGAGCCTGCCTCTAGTAATGAAGGTGATGATGACCGTGATGGTGATATCATATCTCCAATTGCAACCAGTGGCAATGGGGTGATCCCAGAATGCCAGACAACCAAAGACATCTCCTCTGGAATGCCTCCTGGATACCTTTTCAAG GTTGAAACGATGCATGATTTTGAAGCAGCAAACACTGACGAACTGGAGCTGAAGAAAGGAGACATTGTTTTGGTAGTACCCACAGAGCTAACTGAAGATCAG GATGCTGGCTGGCTCACTGGCATCAGAGAGAGCGACTGGCTACAGCATGGCTCCTCGGCTCaacaaggactgtttcctgaaaacTTTACGCAGCGTCTGGAGTAA
- the LOC127951706 gene encoding amphiphysin isoform X3, whose translation MAEIKTGIFAKNVQKRLSRAQEKVLQKLGKADETKDEQFEQCVQNFKRQEFEGSRLQREMKAYIAAVKGMQQASRNLTESLHEVYEPDWHGKDDVMTIGKNCDALWEDFHQKLVDSTIDTLETYLTQFPDLKIRVAKRSRKLIDYDSARHHLETLQTSTMRNDKKIAKAEEDLKKAQKVFDDLNVGLQDELPTLWDSRVGFYVSTFRNVSSLEARFHREISFLCHKLYEVMNKLAEQHSDKMFTIQGAPSDSGPLRLARTPTPPDDESPDSSPAASPNHTLRPISPGPPRPKSPSQLKMGPPKPPPPKVTPTKELQQEQIIDLFDGGFPEISVTSPQPNEKPGESLLDLDFDPFKPDASTPIGQTQSPISQTLPWDLWTGNAAQPAQPAADAGFTANWAADFGSSATTGKEESGNAQPAVDVQGWPPAEAWPTEAASQPQEEAATDEDATVPSFVADFDKTSEAEATEGDVAEREGEAAPGSVLEGGESPVTTPPTDTQPAEITASSPTAEMATTTVESPVSAETEAAEQAELPVEDIEKEQPSEEAPESASIQEAQKESPTEAPLATIEDKESPIEETPEKMPIPSVVIEPASSNEGDDDRDGDIISPIATSGNGVIPECQTTKDISSGMPPGYLFKVETMHDFEAANTDELELKKGDIVLVVPTELTEDQDAGWLTGIRESDWLQHGSSAQQGLFPENFTQRLE comes from the exons ATGGCTGAAATAAAGACGGGCATATTTGCCAAAAACGTCCAAAAGAGGCTCAGTCGGGCGCAGGAAAAG GTTCTGCAGAAGTTGGGAAAGGCAGATGAGACAAAAGATGAACAGTTTGAGCAGTGTGTGCAGAACTTCAAAAGACAGGAG TTTGAGGGCTCTAGGCTACAGAGGGAGATGAAGGCCTACATAGCAGCTGTGAAAG GGATGCAGCAAGCTTCTAGGAACCTGACAGAGTCCCTGCATGAAGTATATGAGCCTGACTGGCACGGCAAAGATGACGTCATGACCATTGGAAAG AACTGTGATGCTCTGTGGGAGGACTTCCATCAGAAGCTGGTAGACTCTACCATCGACACACTGGAAACATATTTGACTCAGTTCCCCGATCTCAAG ATACGTGTTGCAAAGAGAAGCAGGAAGTTAATTGACTATGACAGTGCAAGGCACCATCTTGAGACCTTGCAGACTTCAACCATGAGGAATGATAAGAAGATAGCAAAA GCAGAGGAAGACTTGAAAAAGGCCCAAAAGGTTTTTGATGATCTCAACGTTGGCCTTCAGGATGAACTGCCCACACTCTGGGATAG TCGGGTGGGGTTCTACGTGAGCACCTTCCGGAACGTCTCCAGCCTGGAAGCCCGATTCCATAGGGAGATCTCTTTT CTCTGTCATAAGCTGTATGAAGTGATGAATAAACTCGCTGAACAGCACTCAGACAAAATGTTCACGATTCAGGGAGCTCCCAG TGACTCAGGTCCCCTGCGATTAGCCAGGACTCCCACACCACCTGATGATGAGAGCCCTGACAGCAGCCCAGCTGCCAGCCCCAACCACACACTAAGGCCTATATCTCCTGGCCCACCTCGACCCAAATCACCTTCACAG CTCAAGATGGGACCTCCAAAACCACCTCCTCCAAAAGTTACTCCAACCAAGGAGCTCCAACAAGAGCAGATAATTGACCTGTTTGATGGAGGTTTTCCAGAGATCAGTGTTACATCTCCACAG CCAAATGAGAAACCCGGAGAATCTCTCCTGGACTTGGATTTTGATCCGTTCAAGCCTGATGCCAGTACACCTATTGGGCAGACCCAATCACCCATATCTCAG ACACTACCTTGGGATCTTTGGACG GGAAATGCTGCACAGCCTGCACAACCC GCAGCAGATGCTGGCTTCACTGCCAACTGGGCAGCTGACTTTGGCTCTTCTGCCACCACGGGTAAAGAGGAATCTGGAAATGCTCAACCTGCCGTGGATGTGCAGGGATGGCCACCTGCCGAAGCCTGGCCTACAGAGGCAGCATCACAGCCTCAAGAAGAGGCAGCCACAGATGAG GATGCAACAGTCCCATCATTTGTGGCTGACTTTGATAAGACG tcTGAGGCTGAGGCCACAGAGGGTGATGTAGCTGAACGAGAAGGTGAAGCAGCCCCAGGCTCTGTACTTGAGGGTGGGGAGAGTCCTGTCACCACTCCTCCTACAGACACACAACCAGCAGAGATCACGGCTTCAAGCCCCACTGCAGAGATGGCCACA ACCACTGTGGAGTCTCCAGTGTCTGCTGAGACTGAGGCAGCTGAGCAGGCTGAG CTTCCAGTTGAGGACATAGAAAAGGAGCAACCCAGTGAAGAAGCCCCG GAATCTGCTTCCATCCAAGAAGCACAGAAGGAGTCACCTACAGAGGCGCCTCTG GCCACTATTGAGGATAAAGAGTCTCCCATTGAAGAGACTCCG GAAAAGATGCCTATCCCTTCTGTTGTTATTGAGCCTGCCTCTAGTAATGAAGGTGATGATGACCGTGATGGTGATATCATATCTCCAATTGCAACCAGTGGCAATGGGGTGATCCCAGAATGCCAGACAACCAAAGACATCTCCTCTGGAATGCCTCCTGGATACCTTTTCAAG GTTGAAACGATGCATGATTTTGAAGCAGCAAACACTGACGAACTGGAGCTGAAGAAAGGAGACATTGTTTTGGTAGTACCCACAGAGCTAACTGAAGATCAG GATGCTGGCTGGCTCACTGGCATCAGAGAGAGCGACTGGCTACAGCATGGCTCCTCGGCTCaacaaggactgtttcctgaaaacTTTACGCAGCGTCTGGAGTAA